A stretch of DNA from Lycium ferocissimum isolate CSIRO_LF1 chromosome 4, AGI_CSIRO_Lferr_CH_V1, whole genome shotgun sequence:
GTAGGTGTGTTAGTGTCTTTTTGATATGCTTCGACTAGCACTAAAAGATCGTTGGATAGCTTCTTTACTGGTATATGCTGCTCTCGGGGAATTTACGATTATAACACATGATTAATGTGTAAGATGAATGAGAGGAATGGTTTCCAGGTTGATAATATAAAACAGTAATTGGTAGGGGGAAAAAGGTATACCGAAGACCAAGAAAAACTTTGATAAATGTATGCTTGAAGGAGCAGGATTTTAGCTCGAGAACATAACAGAATTTAGTTAGTTCATTAAAAAACACAAGGGAATGGGTGAAATCATTCACCTGAAGAGTTAAAATGTAATAATTTACAACAAAACCTAATCAGTAGTACTCAGAATATTTGATTGCATAAGTGATTTGGTTcacatttaaaattaaaagtacaTGAGGCCAATTACACAGATAGCGCCTCGAGGACGTTGACCGAAATAAGACAGTTATAAAAAGCATTAGAGTGAGCaatgaaaacaagtaaaaactATGAAAATTCATGTGGGAATGGTGGGAAAATGGATATAGCTCGGGGAAGAAGGCAATGATTTATCAAAGTCTATGGTGAGAAGAAAATAGGTGGAAGGAAAGcatgaaaaaaatgatataaCATATGAAAGTAGGTGCTAAAAATGACCTCATCAGATGATAATAGACTATATCAATTATTGGAATCATGGATAAGAGATTGTTGGGTCATGGTTTTGGCATCACATTCACTGAAGCTAAAGACTGAAACCAAAAGGCACAACAGTTGTAAAACCTAGCTTTGAAGTTTTATGCGCAGATAGCATGACATTGGAGCATCAAAATGTGTTTAATTGCCAACAGCTACCACAGGGTTTAGCTGATGCTCCATTAGATGTTCCATTCAAGATCATTGATGCTTATAGGAAACTTAGGATCGATCATTCACCCATGATGTTTAATTGGTCACtgtaaaaaaatgataaataaggaGAGTTAAGTTATTCACAATTTCTTTGCGTGTGTGAAGTTTAGATAAGATCTGTGAATATATTGATATTTTTAATTGGGTTCTCCAATTGATTTTTGAATAATAATGAATTTCTTTTCACAATTTTCTAGGAAATAGTTTTTCTAAGTACCCGTGCAGAAAGTTCTTTTAGATCTGTGTGGATAAAAGAACGGGATGCATATGTGAACGCTTGCTAATTCGAGGTAAATGAATAATGGCCTTGGTAGATTTGTAGCAGATTATGATTTTAGTGGATTTCGGATAAGGCAATTCAAGGAGTGTGATCAGACGGTGCTTGTGGAGTTTTACAAGTCCATGGTTGTGGCACAGGGACAGTTTGTTCCTCGCGATGTTGTTGCTCCTTTAAATTTGGCTCTGCGATTATGCGCCACGGTAATTAATCCCACCAGAAAAAGGGTACTTATTATCCAAGgattcataaatattttttttttgcttggcTTCTGTTGATTTCCCATAAGTAGGCTAGCTTTATCTCTCAATTTCCTTAATGATATCTTCAAATTTTGATGACCATGAAATATGGACCCTTACaaatttctatttctttttcctGCAATATGTCAGACGAAAgactcatttgcttcttattcTATGAATGGCTGCAGTTTAAAGCTGAAGAACCAACGTCATGCTTTGGTTATTGGCCAATGGGTCCTTGAGCTTTCCCTGCATTTGGTGCTAGGAAGGCATGCAGATTGGGATGATAATCTCATAAGTAACATTCTTGAGCTCTTTAGACCTCTTTTAGTTTTTGTTTCTTAAGCTGTTTATTCCCTCTTAACTGTGATTTGTAGCCACTTCTTTTATATGCATCTTTTGGACCATCTTCGTtccttttaatttattaatatatacCTACCCTTTAACCCATAATATAATGAAGAAATCAGTTACTCCTTGAAATGTACCTTTTATCTGATATTAATTAGTTTACGTGCTTTTTCTGCGGCGCTTCAGAAATTGAAAGAAATCAGAATCGAAGATGTTGATATAGACCATTCTCTTCGGGATATTGGTATACTTCCAGATTTCAGTTCAGGTGACAAAGATTTCAGTTCAGGATGTTGACTACAATAGTACTGACActgcaaaaaataaaaggtaTGATACTTTTTCcaaacttgaagaaacaaagcTAATAATCAATATGTGTTTATGTACAATATCTTTCACAACTCATGTGTTCGAAATGTTTATCAAAGAATTTACTGCATTCTTTTGATATCAACTGATTGAGGATTATTTTAAACTTTCTTGGCTTTTATCAGTTGTAGAAATCTAAATAGTGACATAAGAAATAAGGCATATTTCCTTTCAGTAAGTTTTTGTTGTCATATAGCATCTTCCTTTGatatttgaattttctaaatatcttTTAGCCTTCCTATCTTTCTGCATTTTGGATGAAgggaaagaaatgaaaaaaaaaaaaaacagaagatGCATGTTAAAGTcttaatttttgataaaattcTTTTCCTCTGAATTCTTCAAATCCTTAAAGATAATTACTTTCATAAACGAGAACTTGCAATTGtcttatgtatgtatgattttgTTGCCAGCTTTGATCTTCTTTAGAGAAGAAAAAACGGGAATCGtaattttaaaaactaataGACGTCTCTAGGATATTCTCGACCATCTATCTAAGCCAAAgtaattttatctttttaaaaatatttcttcctttcaataatttgtttatttaaaaagtattttagaCATCGGATTTAATATTTCTACAATTTCAACTTTTGCCTTCCTTCTTAATTTATCAACTAATATATATTATGCACAGACGTTAATGACCGCATGCAGAAAGCTGCAGATAAATTACCTAGCTGGACACCTATAATTCTACTCCAATCATTGATGATTCTGGTCACGGCCCCGTCttcatataaattttttgataagtttttgcatatacgtatacttgtgacaaaaaaaaaaaggcactcCATGCATTCATGTTGTTAACAAATTGACAAAAACGATGTGAAATTAGAAGCTTCCGGTGCGTAGTAGTAATAATGGACGTGTTCAGTcagtatcacataaatttttcttttgacCTTTTCAATGCCCGTGATGAAAACGAAACTTAGAAGGAATGTGTTCGGTATAACCAACGATATGACTCATGATTAGTACATGACTAACTTTTGCTAAGCAAAGGAACAAACCCCCTTACCTAAGGTTATTTATGGGAGAAATGAGAGGGATTATAAGTCGTGAATTTCCTTGTTATGATAAAAAGTGTAATGAAGTGGCAAAATTAAGAgagttcaaaaaaaattctagctAGATCATTTGTTCACATCTCATAAGTCTCATTCAAACATAAGTGTCATTTGTCTAAGaattaaaaattgtaaaaaaaaaaaaaatgaagtatatgcatgcatgcacaAATCTATGGAATTAAAGGGTTATTGTATTGACATCTCTTCCATCAATGGTTAAGCTACCTAGACGGACTGATCGGTGAAATTAAGCTAAACTTAAGTAAAATCTTCggcttttttaaaattaattttataaactgtACTTGTGACAATATTTGAGTGAAACtaagttgatttgaaagtattaTTGTGATTTGTTACTTGTTTCAAATCTCCTATCGTGCTGTCGTTATATATGATTGCATATCTATGGTGGATTGAAGCAGTAGGTAAGGAAGTTGCTGCCACTTTTATTCCAAGCTTAATTAAACTGTTCCACATGCCAGCACCtttattacttttcttttttgtctgcACTGGGTATCAACATTTACTTCAGCTAATTTTTTTTGGCCTCTAGTAAAATTTCTTTTACCCGTTTTATTCCGATCAATTTTATTATGCATAAAATGCATCGGATGGCACTTCCAATATGGCACtgatttttttcactttttttgcaTTGTTAGGTTATTACAAAGTAAACTATACGTAACTTGGTTTGAATAAGATCAAGTTGGTAACATGCTATAACTAGTTAGAATAGCTATTTGAACTATATTCCTTCGTTTTATCTTTCAGTTCCAAACCATATCTCACAGAAAGCATCAGAGACCTAAAAATCAGAGGTGCTCTTGTCAAATCTGACTTACCTACATCTACACCCACATCTGGTGTTCACGCCAAACCAGTAATGCTCTACATAAACTATTACAATATCAATTAATCATAATTGATTACCACACATTTATACgtcaattctaacactaactAATTGTTACTCCTATAAACTAAtgtaattttatttgttataacTATCAGGCGTATGTAAGTTCCTCGTCTCGCTAGTCCCTATATGTCCCctgtatttttttcttctcaaacCACATATCATAGtaatatgaaaaaagaagaagatactTTTATCACAAAAGACTCGGCGCTATGAGTTTTCAATCAACATTTGTTAACTTGacattattactactattaatgatgaagaaaaaggtaaaaggaAAACAGAGGATTAAAGAGGCAAAGAAAGCACGCCCAAACAACGACAAGCCGAGTGGAATCTATGTTACAAAAGTATACGTAGGATTTTGCTTTATCCCGATTTTGATTCTTGGAACCTTTTCTTTCCATCAATATAATTTGTACATTCAAACGGCATCTAAGGGtctaaaaatattatatgtAATTTTTCTCCAAATGATGGATAGAGTCATTCGGTACACATGTCAGGTGCTTTTTGAACTTAGTACATGTCACCTGGACACCACGTTGTTAGAAAAACTGTAGATTCAGACGTTGAGAGAGCCAAGATAATTAATTACAAGcacaatatcaataaattcAACTACAACTTTGCATTTTCTCGAATTATACATCCTCAATAGATCAAACTATTACATATACTATAATCgttaaaagaacaagaaaagagggGCGGGCGGGTTGGAGTAGAGAGTGAAAGAGCACCAACTGTATAGATGCCAATATCCATGGCCTTGCTAGTTCCTCAAACATCCACATGACAATTCTGTACTAATTGATACTTCATAGCTGAACCAACAGCCATACTATTTCCAATCACCTGAccaccaacaccaacataagctGGACAATTCACATTCAAATGATACTTCCCTGAAACAAACGTCCCAACTTTCCATCTAACTCTTCCATCCACTTTAACATTTATCAACACAGTCCCAGCCATTTGATCTTGGCTAAGACTCTCACAAAGATATGGCGCGACGGGGACGGAGTTTCCATACACAAAAGGAGACCATATGGTGAAATCTTTATGGCCCTGATAAGTTGATGGTAGAAGTGTAGAAAGAGTAATTTGTTGGCCACGGTAAGTAGCGTAGACATCGAGTTTGTCATagtaaattccaattttgccatTTGGGTTGCGAGAGGCAAGGGTAATTTGCAAGTTGGTGGTGAGGAAATTAGGGGAGGAGATGTTGAAGGAGTAGATAGTGGCATCTTGAAGGATGAAGTGTGGCTTTGTTGGCCTGAGGATTAGAAAAATGAGAAGGATGATGAAGAGGATTAGTATTATGAAGCCAAGTATGGCGGTAAAAAGGCGTCGGTG
This window harbors:
- the LOC132054668 gene encoding NDR1/HIN1-like protein 1, which codes for MSAKDCGHHDEERHKLHRRLFTAILGFIILILFIILLIFLILRPTKPHFILQDATIYSFNISSPNFLTTNLQITLASRNPNGKIGIYYDKLDVYATYRGQQITLSTLLPSTYQGHKDFTIWSPFVYGNSVPVAPYLCESLSQDQMAGTVLINVKVDGRVRWKVGTFVSGKYHLNVNCPAYVGVGGQVIGNSMAVGSAMKYQLVQNCHVDV